A genomic region of Deinococcus sp. KSM4-11 contains the following coding sequences:
- a CDS encoding radical SAM protein — protein MSYWRNTIKPLLDAETGTMFKHAPIRVTLAFPNRYSVGMASLGYQVIYRMFNNEEGVACERTFLPDDVDAFEKTGQPLPTVETGREAGDCELFALSVSFELDLTNIIRTLDVAGIRPLREERDDTDAVVMIGGPFTSSNPYPLTPFADVIVIGDGEQIVPVVSEALREATSREDFYDLIDGMPGIFLPARHSHEPTWATAPKELLPAYSQIVTPHSELSNMFLVEAQRGCPRPCTFCLARTMYGPNRNNQAQELLDTIPDWVEKVGLVGAALSDFPHTKYVGRTLTDRGIKLGVSSIRADTVDTELAEILKAGGLRTFTVASDAPSERLRRWLKKGITTEDLIKTAHISRDLGFKGIKVYMMIGLGPENDDDISELISFTKELAGINRIALGISPFVPKRHTPHFADPFAGVQTIEKRMKRIQKELRTTAELRNVSAKWAWVESVIARGGPEVGMAAHQIYRNESIGAWKKALDEVGWHDEFETNSPVIDLPPGQYEAKDVSAHAQGLAV, from the coding sequence TTGAGTTACTGGCGCAACACCATCAAACCCCTGCTGGACGCCGAAACCGGCACCATGTTCAAGCACGCCCCGATCCGCGTGACCCTGGCCTTCCCGAACCGCTACTCGGTCGGCATGGCCTCGCTGGGCTATCAGGTCATCTACCGCATGTTCAACAACGAGGAGGGCGTCGCCTGTGAGCGCACCTTCCTGCCGGACGACGTGGACGCCTTCGAGAAGACCGGTCAGCCCCTGCCGACCGTCGAGACCGGCCGGGAAGCCGGGGACTGCGAACTGTTCGCGCTGAGCGTGTCCTTCGAACTCGACCTGACGAACATCATCCGCACGCTGGACGTGGCGGGCATCCGTCCGCTGCGTGAGGAACGCGACGACACGGACGCCGTCGTGATGATCGGCGGACCGTTCACCAGCAGCAATCCCTACCCGCTCACGCCCTTCGCGGACGTGATCGTGATCGGCGACGGCGAGCAGATCGTGCCGGTGGTGTCCGAGGCGCTGCGTGAGGCGACGTCGCGCGAGGATTTCTACGACCTGATCGACGGAATGCCCGGCATCTTCCTCCCGGCCCGGCACTCGCACGAGCCCACATGGGCGACCGCGCCGAAGGAACTGCTGCCGGCGTACTCGCAGATCGTCACGCCGCATTCGGAACTCAGCAACATGTTCCTGGTCGAAGCGCAGCGCGGCTGTCCCCGCCCGTGTACGTTCTGCCTGGCGCGTACCATGTACGGCCCCAACCGCAACAACCAGGCACAGGAACTGCTGGACACCATCCCGGACTGGGTGGAGAAGGTCGGACTGGTGGGCGCGGCGCTCTCGGACTTCCCGCACACGAAGTACGTGGGCCGCACCCTGACCGACCGGGGCATCAAGCTCGGGGTGAGCAGCATCCGGGCCGATACGGTGGACACGGAACTCGCGGAAATCCTCAAGGCGGGCGGCCTGCGGACGTTCACGGTCGCCTCAGACGCGCCGAGCGAACGCCTGCGCCGCTGGCTGAAGAAGGGCATCACCACCGAGGACCTCATCAAGACGGCGCACATCAGCCGCGACCTGGGGTTCAAGGGCATCAAGGTCTACATGATGATCGGCCTGGGGCCCGAGAACGACGACGACATCAGCGAACTGATCTCGTTCACGAAGGAACTCGCGGGCATCAACCGGATTGCGCTGGGCATCAGTCCCTTCGTGCCCAAACGGCACACGCCGCACTTCGCCGATCCCTTCGCGGGCGTGCAGACCATCGAGAAGCGCATGAAGCGCATCCAGAAGGAGCTGCGCACCACCGCCGAACTGCGCAACGTGTCGGCCAAGTGGGCGTGGGTGGAGTCCGTGATCGCGCGCGGCGGCCCCGAGGTGGGCATGGCTGCCCACCAGATCTACCGGAACGAGAGCATCGGCGCGTGGAAGAAGGCCCTGGACGAGGTCGGCTGGCACGACGAATTCGAGACGAATTCACCGGTCATCGACCTGCCGCCCGGCCAGTACGAGGCGAAAGACGTGTCGGCACACGCGCAGGGTCTGGCCGTTTAG
- a CDS encoding FAD-dependent oxidoreductase has product MTFPEAHTLPYRTLERTWDVIVAGGGTAGAMAGIAAARTGTRVLVIEALGSLGGTGTNGWVTPLMRNVSAGENLNRGLTDELKRRLDARGDGATDPGGNDNWSNPEGMKFVLEQMLLEAGGEVLYHTHVVQPSMNGEQIEALVVHNKGGLQAVRARVFIDATGDADVAALAGVPMRGGDLDGVHQAMSLRFTLAGVDTARLCAFLQGQGQGQDSPQFMHFWMVWGKNSTLEPLFRQAVSDGVLLERDGDYFQGFSVPGRPGEISFNCPRIRNDLHDGADPWQLSAAQVDGREGIDRLTAFCRRYLPGCEAAFIGVVAPMVGIRESRRITGEYTLTLEDILDCARFADSICRNHYPVDIHSVRGGDRLLHDREGTAPYFARDAFHDIPLRCIVPVGVANLLVPGRAASSTFEAQSSIRVQQNCHTMGEAAGITAAWAAHRHAGRVRDVAVPALQDEMRRRGGLV; this is encoded by the coding sequence ATGACATTCCCTGAAGCCCACACCCTTCCCTACCGCACGCTGGAGCGGACATGGGACGTGATCGTGGCCGGGGGTGGCACGGCGGGTGCCATGGCCGGCATTGCGGCGGCCCGCACGGGCACGCGGGTGCTGGTCATCGAGGCGCTGGGCAGTCTGGGGGGCACCGGCACGAACGGCTGGGTCACCCCCCTGATGCGGAACGTCTCGGCGGGCGAAAATCTGAACCGGGGCCTGACGGATGAACTCAAGCGTCGGCTGGACGCGCGGGGAGACGGCGCGACCGATCCTGGCGGGAACGACAACTGGTCCAATCCGGAAGGCATGAAGTTCGTGCTGGAGCAGATGCTGCTCGAAGCCGGGGGTGAGGTGCTGTACCACACGCATGTGGTTCAGCCGAGCATGAACGGGGAGCAGATCGAGGCGCTGGTGGTTCACAACAAGGGGGGGTTGCAGGCGGTGCGTGCCCGCGTGTTCATCGACGCGACCGGTGACGCGGACGTGGCGGCCCTGGCCGGCGTGCCCATGCGGGGTGGCGACCTGGACGGCGTGCATCAGGCCATGAGCCTGCGCTTCACGCTGGCCGGGGTGGATACGGCGCGGCTGTGCGCCTTCCTGCAAGGGCAGGGCCAGGGGCAGGACAGCCCACAGTTCATGCATTTCTGGATGGTCTGGGGCAAGAACTCCACGCTGGAGCCGCTGTTCCGGCAGGCGGTGAGCGACGGTGTGCTGCTGGAACGGGATGGGGATTACTTCCAGGGGTTCAGCGTTCCGGGCCGCCCAGGCGAGATCAGTTTCAACTGCCCCCGCATCCGCAATGACCTGCACGACGGAGCCGATCCGTGGCAGCTCTCGGCCGCGCAGGTGGACGGCCGGGAGGGCATTGACCGACTGACGGCCTTCTGCCGCCGGTACCTGCCGGGCTGCGAGGCGGCCTTCATCGGTGTCGTCGCCCCGATGGTGGGTATCCGTGAGTCCCGGCGGATCACGGGCGAGTACACGCTCACGCTGGAGGACATCCTTGACTGTGCGCGGTTTGCCGACAGCATCTGCCGCAACCACTACCCGGTGGACATCCACTCCGTGAGGGGCGGCGACCGGCTGCTGCACGACCGCGAGGGCACGGCACCGTACTTCGCCAGAGACGCGTTCCATGACATCCCGTTGCGCTGCATCGTGCCGGTGGGCGTGGCGAACCTGCTGGTGCCGGGCCGCGCGGCGAGCAGCACGTTCGAGGCGCAGTCCAGTATTCGCGTGCAGCAGAACTGTCACACCATGGGCGAGGCGGCGGGGATTACGGCAGCGTGGGCGGCCCACCGGCATGCGGGGCGGGTGCGCGACGTGGCCGTGCCTGCGCTTCAGGATGAGATGCGTCGCCGTGGCGGGCTCGTCTGA
- the icd gene encoding NADP-dependent isocitrate dehydrogenase produces the protein MDKHIKVPDQGEKISMRSGVLTVPDQPIIPFVEGDGTGADIWKASVRVLDAAVEKAYGGKRKIAWMEVYAGDKANEVYGEAVWLPQATIDAFKEYLIGIKGPLTTPVGGGIRSINVALRQELDLYACLRPVQYFEGVPSPVKHPEHVDMIIFRENTEDIYAGIEYMAGTPDAAKMRDFLVNEMGVKKIRFPDSSSFGVKPVSKEGTERLVRAAIQYALDNGRKSVTLVHKGNIMKFTEGGFRDWGYELAKKEFGGVEIDGGPWLKLPGGIVIKDVIADAFLQQIILRPKEYDVIATLNLNGDYISDALAAQVGGIGIAPGANINYVSGTAVFEATHGTAPKYAGKDVINPSSVILSGEMMLRYLGWTEAADLILASLSKTIGQKTVTYDFARLMDGANEVGTSTFADALIENM, from the coding sequence ATGGATAAGCACATCAAGGTGCCCGACCAGGGCGAGAAGATCAGCATGCGCAGCGGCGTCCTCACGGTACCCGACCAGCCCATCATTCCCTTTGTGGAAGGCGACGGCACCGGGGCTGACATCTGGAAGGCCAGCGTCCGTGTGCTCGACGCGGCGGTGGAAAAAGCCTACGGCGGCAAGCGCAAGATCGCCTGGATGGAGGTCTACGCCGGCGACAAGGCCAACGAGGTCTACGGTGAAGCGGTGTGGCTGCCCCAGGCGACCATCGACGCCTTCAAGGAATATCTGATCGGGATCAAGGGCCCGCTCACCACGCCGGTTGGCGGCGGCATCCGCAGCATCAACGTGGCGCTGCGCCAGGAACTCGACCTGTACGCCTGCCTGCGTCCGGTGCAGTACTTCGAAGGCGTGCCCAGCCCGGTCAAGCACCCGGAGCACGTGGATATGATCATCTTCCGCGAGAACACCGAGGACATCTACGCCGGAATCGAGTACATGGCCGGTACGCCGGACGCCGCCAAGATGCGCGACTTCCTGGTGAACGAGATGGGCGTCAAGAAGATCCGCTTCCCCGACTCCAGCTCGTTCGGCGTGAAGCCGGTCAGCAAAGAAGGCACGGAGCGGCTGGTGCGCGCTGCGATCCAGTACGCCCTCGACAATGGCCGCAAGTCGGTCACCCTGGTGCACAAGGGCAACATCATGAAGTTCACCGAGGGCGGCTTCCGCGACTGGGGATACGAGCTGGCCAAGAAGGAATTCGGCGGCGTTGAGATCGACGGCGGCCCGTGGCTGAAGCTGCCCGGCGGAATCGTCATCAAGGACGTGATCGCCGACGCCTTCTTGCAACAGATCATCCTGCGCCCCAAGGAATACGACGTGATCGCCACGTTGAACCTCAACGGCGACTACATCTCTGACGCGCTGGCCGCGCAGGTCGGCGGAATCGGCATCGCGCCGGGCGCGAACATCAACTACGTGTCGGGGACGGCCGTGTTCGAGGCCACCCACGGCACCGCGCCCAAGTACGCCGGCAAGGACGTCATCAATCCCTCGTCCGTGATCCTGTCGGGCGAGATGATGCTGCGCTACCTGGGGTGGACGGAAGCCGCTGACCTGATCCTGGCCTCCCTGAGCAAGACCATCGGCCAGAAGACCGTGACCTACGACTTTGCCCGTCTGATGGACGGCGCGAACGAGGTCGGCACGAGCACCTTCGCGGACGCGCTGATCGAGAACATGTAA
- a CDS encoding carbohydrate ABC transporter permease has translation MADVTLSPARPATTDAYAAAAAQIKARRRRTTLLMNALAYAVLVVIALIMLYPFYWTLITSLEPTGNIYQAKILPAAISLKNYAVMWSGTTVPFWRLILNSVIVCTLGVTLTVLLATLAAYPLAKMRFPGRDLIFYAILALMVLPNESGLIVNYITVIKLGLLQQTNPILDAARQYLAIVIPGIASIVGLFLIRQAYLSVPLELIEAARIDGASELSIWRRIMLPLAMPTIAAFSIFEFVAYWNSFLWARIMLPDKELMPLSAGLLELSGTFSTNSRAVMAGAVITIIPILIVFAFGQRYFMKGLEGAVKG, from the coding sequence ATGGCTGACGTGACCCTCTCCCCCGCCCGCCCGGCCACGACCGACGCGTACGCCGCGGCCGCCGCGCAGATCAAGGCCCGCCGCCGCCGCACCACCCTGCTCATGAACGCGCTCGCGTACGCCGTGCTGGTCGTGATCGCGCTGATCATGCTCTACCCGTTCTACTGGACGCTGATCACGTCGCTGGAGCCCACCGGGAACATCTACCAGGCCAAGATCCTGCCCGCCGCCATCAGCCTGAAGAACTACGCGGTCATGTGGAGCGGCACGACCGTCCCCTTCTGGCGGCTAATCCTGAATTCCGTGATCGTCTGCACGCTGGGCGTGACTCTGACCGTGCTGCTCGCCACCCTCGCCGCGTATCCCCTGGCGAAGATGCGCTTTCCGGGCCGCGACCTGATCTTCTACGCGATCCTGGCGCTGATGGTACTGCCCAACGAGTCCGGACTGATCGTCAACTACATCACCGTGATCAAGCTGGGCCTGCTCCAGCAGACCAACCCGATCCTGGACGCCGCGCGGCAGTACCTCGCCATCGTCATTCCCGGCATCGCGAGCATCGTGGGCCTGTTCCTGATCCGGCAGGCCTACCTGAGCGTGCCGCTGGAACTTATTGAAGCGGCGCGGATCGACGGGGCCAGCGAACTGAGCATCTGGCGGCGGATCATGCTGCCGCTGGCCATGCCGACCATCGCGGCCTTCTCGATCTTCGAGTTCGTGGCGTACTGGAACTCCTTTCTGTGGGCGCGGATCATGCTGCCCGACAAGGAACTCATGCCGCTCTCGGCCGGGCTGCTGGAACTGAGCGGCACCTTCTCCACCAACAGCCGCGCCGTGATGGCGGGGGCGGTTATCACCATCATCCCGATCCTGATCGTGTTCGCCTTCGGGCAGCGGTACTTCATGAAGGGCCTGGAAGGCGCGGTGAAGGGATGA
- a CDS encoding carbohydrate ABC transporter permease, with translation MTSTPNRRSRREEHRLGSAGARVTARNTLIAYAFMLPFLILLVMFHTWPVFFGTFLAFTKYNIISPPQWVGLENFRTLMQDEQFWSGLRNSLKYILVVPVIQVLSMLVALLVNRPLKGVGFFRTAYYVPAITSFAVAGLMWNWMYQQGGPVNAVLRAVGLMRDDRGLLNNPATALLAVMFVTLWKGIGYYMVLYLAGLQNVSQELDDAATIDGATRWQVFWNVTIPGLRPTILVCSLLSTISAIKVFEEIYVMTQGGPAGSTYSALFYTYSKAFQDFQYGLAAAAGLIIAVISIIFGLINFRLTRGGRVDG, from the coding sequence ATGACCTCCACCCCCAACCGCCGGTCGCGCCGCGAGGAGCACCGGCTGGGCAGCGCGGGCGCGCGCGTCACGGCGCGCAACACCCTGATTGCCTACGCCTTCATGCTGCCGTTCCTGATCCTGCTGGTGATGTTCCACACCTGGCCGGTGTTCTTCGGAACGTTCCTGGCCTTCACGAAGTACAACATCATCTCGCCGCCGCAGTGGGTGGGGCTGGAGAACTTCCGCACGCTGATGCAGGACGAGCAGTTCTGGTCGGGGCTGCGCAACTCGCTGAAGTACATCCTGGTCGTGCCGGTCATCCAGGTGCTGAGCATGCTGGTCGCTCTGCTCGTCAACCGGCCCCTGAAGGGCGTCGGGTTTTTCCGCACGGCGTACTACGTGCCGGCCATCACGAGTTTCGCCGTGGCCGGCCTGATGTGGAACTGGATGTACCAGCAGGGCGGCCCGGTGAACGCCGTGCTGCGCGCCGTGGGTCTGATGCGCGATGACCGTGGCCTCTTGAATAACCCGGCGACCGCCCTGCTGGCCGTCATGTTCGTGACCCTCTGGAAGGGCATCGGCTATTACATGGTGCTATACCTCGCGGGGCTCCAGAACGTCAGCCAGGAACTCGACGACGCCGCCACCATCGACGGCGCGACGCGCTGGCAGGTGTTCTGGAATGTCACAATTCCGGGCCTGCGGCCGACGATCCTGGTGTGCTCGCTGCTCTCGACCATCAGCGCCATCAAGGTGTTCGAGGAGATCTATGTCATGACGCAGGGCGGCCCGGCCGGGAGCACGTACTCGGCCCTGTTCTACACCTACTCCAAGGCCTTCCAGGACTTCCAGTACGGCCTGGCCGCCGCCGCTGGCCTGATCATCGCGGTGATCAGCATCATCTTCGGCCTGATCAACTTCCGGCTCACCCGTGGAGGCAGGGTCGATGGCTGA
- a CDS encoding Panacea domain-containing protein: MATAIDDPRRTGYAAEVVANTLLDMARAEDRELTQMQVHKLVFIAHGFTLALLGRPLMYNTVHAWKNGPVVRKLWQHWGERGTRPISGPLPVAPGEPDLGGDPEVMEVIRSVWNAYGGMDGVELSRLTHTSGSPWAQVYGQNGDLIPNEITREYYTGLARSA, encoded by the coding sequence ATGGCCACCGCTATCGACGATCCGCGCCGCACCGGCTACGCCGCCGAGGTCGTGGCGAACACCCTGCTCGACATGGCCCGCGCCGAGGATCGCGAACTGACCCAGATGCAGGTGCATAAACTGGTGTTCATCGCGCACGGATTCACGCTCGCGCTGCTGGGCCGGCCCTTGATGTACAACACCGTCCATGCGTGGAAGAACGGCCCCGTGGTGCGCAAACTCTGGCAGCACTGGGGGGAACGTGGCACCCGGCCCATCAGCGGCCCGCTGCCGGTCGCGCCGGGCGAACCGGATCTCGGCGGCGACCCCGAGGTGATGGAGGTCATCCGCTCCGTCTGGAACGCCTACGGCGGCATGGACGGCGTGGAACTGTCGCGCCTGACCCACACCAGCGGCAGCCCCTGGGCACAGGTGTACGGACAGAATGGCGACCTGATCCCGAACGAGATCACCCGCGAGTACTACACGGGACTGGCCCGCAGTGCCTGA
- a CDS encoding class I SAM-dependent methyltransferase, which produces MSRVILALIGVILLAVVALALLWLLGQVMAGVGAFVVGTAGVLSRLLWFLIFTGVLSGLVYFVASAWRPAAKTAVPAGAPAVRLNEAASAFAVPSPVVGAAPVSEPTASSGTPVPDVSATDPPDHPARFTGRADVYAAARPGYPAELGTWLESSELLAAPVADVGAGTGLFTRLLLGQGATVRAVEPNDEMRAQLERSLADALTAGTLSVHAGTSEATGLPDASVSLVTAAQAAHWFDPARTVVEFRRILAPGGRVLLVWNDWRAVALPFNRAYGDTIRPFLAAGTPEVATRVPEERLPALLPGGFERQEFTHEVTLTRERLHALAASVSYLPGPDSAAYPALTRALDAVFDEHVTGEGTVSFGYRTHAFLGSLG; this is translated from the coding sequence ATGTCGCGCGTGATCCTGGCCCTGATCGGGGTGATTCTGCTGGCCGTGGTGGCGCTCGCGCTGCTGTGGCTCCTGGGGCAGGTGATGGCCGGCGTGGGGGCCTTCGTGGTCGGCACGGCCGGGGTGCTCTCGCGCCTGCTGTGGTTCCTGATCTTCACCGGCGTGCTGTCGGGGCTGGTGTACTTCGTGGCCAGCGCGTGGCGGCCCGCCGCGAAGACTGCAGTGCCTGCCGGCGCTCCAGCAGTCCGTCTGAACGAGGCCGCAAGCGCATTCGCCGTGCCGTCGCCCGTGGTCGGGGCTGCGCCGGTCAGCGAGCCCACGGCGTCCAGCGGAACGCCGGTTCCTGACGTTTCAGCGACCGACCCACCAGACCATCCGGCCCGGTTCACGGGCCGGGCGGACGTCTATGCCGCCGCCCGGCCCGGCTACCCGGCCGAACTGGGCACCTGGCTCGAGTCGTCCGAACTCCTGGCCGCGCCGGTCGCCGATGTCGGGGCCGGGACAGGACTGTTCACGCGGCTGCTGCTGGGCCAGGGCGCCACGGTTCGTGCGGTGGAGCCGAATGACGAGATGCGCGCCCAGCTTGAGCGGAGCCTCGCGGACGCCCTGACGGCCGGAACCCTGAGCGTTCATGCGGGAACGTCGGAGGCGACCGGATTGCCCGACGCTTCCGTGAGTCTGGTGACGGCGGCCCAGGCCGCCCACTGGTTCGACCCGGCGCGAACCGTGGTGGAGTTTCGGCGGATCCTGGCGCCGGGCGGCAGGGTGCTGCTCGTCTGGAACGACTGGCGCGCTGTTGCCCTGCCCTTCAACCGTGCGTATGGCGATACCATCCGTCCCTTTCTGGCCGCAGGAACACCGGAGGTGGCGACCCGCGTTCCCGAGGAGCGCCTGCCTGCCCTGCTGCCCGGCGGGTTCGAGCGGCAGGAGTTCACCCACGAGGTCACCCTGACCCGCGAGCGGCTGCATGCGCTGGCGGCCAGCGTCAGTTACCTGCCAGGGCCAGACTCAGCCGCGTATCCGGCCCTGACGCGGGCCCTCGATGCGGTGTTCGACGAACACGTGACAGGGGAGGGCACGGTCTCATTCGGGTACCGAACCCACGCTTTTCTGGGCTCGCTCGGCTGA